In Crassostrea angulata isolate pt1a10 chromosome 4, ASM2561291v2, whole genome shotgun sequence, one genomic interval encodes:
- the LOC128180435 gene encoding uncharacterized protein LOC128180435 has product MPICIEGFLCVCLGQTFGAPANWNSPCGSSHSFIYEALIEDATRFTRAATNLKTNYTNGDRVKVNGWMIQSLQSSDILGLNLPQNITDKTPDFSRDYENLSRVKIYLDQVLFDEINSDREYDLSMKKMIGTIDIILNDIRLAMKMDVNSTSVPSTAKDVLPEVMKLPMERANRFMRDYVIFHQAENYGKLLNQQYRKLCETQRT; this is encoded by the exons ATGCCCATCTGCATTGAAG GGTTCCTGTGTGTCTGCCTGGGCCAGACTTTTGGCGCCCCGGCCAACTGGAATTCACCCTGTGGATCCTCTCATTCCTTCATATATGAAGCGCTGATAGAGGACGCGACGAGATTCACAAGAGCCGCGACTAACCTTAAAACCAACTAC ACGAATGGCGACCGTGTGAAAGTGAACGGATGGATGATCCAGTCCCTCCAGTCCTCTGATATTCTTGGTCTCAATCTACCTCAAAACATCACAGAT AAAACGCCAGACTTTTCACGAGATTATGAGAACCTCTCCCGTGTGAAGATATACCTTGACCAAGTCttatttgatgaaatcaattctgaCCGTGAATACGACTTATCGATGAAAAAGATGATAGGAACaattgacatcattttaaatgaCATACGTTTAGCCATGAAGATGGATGTTAACTCGACCTCAGTTCCTTCCACTGCTAAAGACGTTCTGCCGGAGGTAATGAAATTACCAATGGAGAGAGCTAACCGGTTCATGCGCGATTACGTCATTTTTCATCAAGCTGAAAATTATGGAAAGCTTTTAAACCAACAATATAGGAAACTTTGTGAAACCCAAAGAACTTGA